In Triticum aestivum cultivar Chinese Spring chromosome 5B, IWGSC CS RefSeq v2.1, whole genome shotgun sequence, the following proteins share a genomic window:
- the LOC123110413 gene encoding transcription factor PHYTOCHROME INTERACTING FACTOR-LIKE 13 isoform X2, with the protein MNQFVPADWTGNMGDALPPLSEDDGLVELLWCSGHVVMQSQAPPRQAVPEQEAAPWFQYPFVDEDNCSVERDLFSEIFGRMPADGAGRPCKEDDKQRSAADAVTALRSGVMPPPLLAGKAGLHGGGPRGSPVSEAGESSVVTMAFRRPCGGSNQAQTPHVSDTARDDTVLLPRSGREARDARSYLSVSATLTSSSTWSRPSGTSKRKLSEVPSEVMQDVESDSADVTCETARKPTTAKRRRAAQVHNLSERRRRDRINEKMRALQELVPHCNKTDKASMLDEAIEYLKSLQLQLQLMWAMGGRMALAPAPVMFPAGAHQYMQRMAAISSRMPPFTTGV; encoded by the exons ATGAACCAGTTCGTTCCTGCAGATTGGACCGGCAACATGGGAGACGCCCTGCCGCCATTAAG CGAAGACGACGGCCTCGTCGAGCTGCTGTGGTGCAGCGGCCACGTCGTCATGCAGAGCCAGGCGCCTCCAAGGCAGGCGGTGCCCGAGCAGGAGGCGGCGCCGTGGTTCCAGTACCCCTTCGTCGATGAAGACAACTGCTCGGTCGAGAGGGACCTCTTCTCGGAGATCTTCGGCAGAATGCCGGCGGATGGCGCAGGCAGGCCGTGCAAGGAGGATGATAAGCAGCGAAGCGCCGCGGACGCGGTCACCGCGCTCCGAAGCGGGGTGATGCCGCCGCCGCTTCTGGCGGGTAAAGCAGGGTTGCACGGCGGCGGCCCGCGCGGCTCGCCTGTCTCAGAGGCCGGCGAGTCCTCGGTGGTCACGATGGCATTCAGGAGGCCCTGCGGCGGGAGCAACCAGGCCCAGACGCCCCACGTCTCGGATACCGCCCGCGACGACACCGTGCTGCTGCCGCGGAGCGGCAGGGAGGCCAGGGACGCTAGGTCCTACCTCAGCGTGTCGGCGACGTTGACCTCGTCGTCGACGTGGTCGAGGCCTTCTGGCACCAGCAAGCGGAAGCTGAGCGAGGTCCCCAGTGAGGTTATGCAGGACGTGGAGTCGGACTCCGCCGACGTGACGTGCGAGACGGCGCGGAAGCCGACGACAGCCAAACGGCGGCGCGCCGCCCAAGTGCACAACCTCTCGGAGAGG AGGAGAAGGGACAGGATCAACGAGAAGATGAGGGCCCTGCAAGAACTCGTACCCCACTGCAACAAA ACGGACAAGGCGTCGATGCTGGACGAGGCGATCGAGTACCTCAAATcgctgcagctgcagctgcagctgatGTGGGCTATGGGCGGCCGCATGGCGCTGGCGCCGGCGCCGGTGATGTTCCCGGCGGGCGCCCACCAGTACATGCAGCGGATGGCCGCCATTAGTTCCCGGATGCCGCCATTCACGACTGGCGTATAG
- the LOC123110413 gene encoding transcription factor PHYTOCHROME INTERACTING FACTOR-LIKE 13 isoform X1: MNQFVPADWTGNMGDALPPLSSEDDGLVELLWCSGHVVMQSQAPPRQAVPEQEAAPWFQYPFVDEDNCSVERDLFSEIFGRMPADGAGRPCKEDDKQRSAADAVTALRSGVMPPPLLAGKAGLHGGGPRGSPVSEAGESSVVTMAFRRPCGGSNQAQTPHVSDTARDDTVLLPRSGREARDARSYLSVSATLTSSSTWSRPSGTSKRKLSEVPSEVMQDVESDSADVTCETARKPTTAKRRRAAQVHNLSERRRRDRINEKMRALQELVPHCNKTDKASMLDEAIEYLKSLQLQLQLMWAMGGRMALAPAPVMFPAGAHQYMQRMAAISSRMPPFTTGV; encoded by the exons ATGAACCAGTTCGTTCCTGCAGATTGGACCGGCAACATGGGAGACGCCCTGCCGCCATTAAG CAGCGAAGACGACGGCCTCGTCGAGCTGCTGTGGTGCAGCGGCCACGTCGTCATGCAGAGCCAGGCGCCTCCAAGGCAGGCGGTGCCCGAGCAGGAGGCGGCGCCGTGGTTCCAGTACCCCTTCGTCGATGAAGACAACTGCTCGGTCGAGAGGGACCTCTTCTCGGAGATCTTCGGCAGAATGCCGGCGGATGGCGCAGGCAGGCCGTGCAAGGAGGATGATAAGCAGCGAAGCGCCGCGGACGCGGTCACCGCGCTCCGAAGCGGGGTGATGCCGCCGCCGCTTCTGGCGGGTAAAGCAGGGTTGCACGGCGGCGGCCCGCGCGGCTCGCCTGTCTCAGAGGCCGGCGAGTCCTCGGTGGTCACGATGGCATTCAGGAGGCCCTGCGGCGGGAGCAACCAGGCCCAGACGCCCCACGTCTCGGATACCGCCCGCGACGACACCGTGCTGCTGCCGCGGAGCGGCAGGGAGGCCAGGGACGCTAGGTCCTACCTCAGCGTGTCGGCGACGTTGACCTCGTCGTCGACGTGGTCGAGGCCTTCTGGCACCAGCAAGCGGAAGCTGAGCGAGGTCCCCAGTGAGGTTATGCAGGACGTGGAGTCGGACTCCGCCGACGTGACGTGCGAGACGGCGCGGAAGCCGACGACAGCCAAACGGCGGCGCGCCGCCCAAGTGCACAACCTCTCGGAGAGG AGGAGAAGGGACAGGATCAACGAGAAGATGAGGGCCCTGCAAGAACTCGTACCCCACTGCAACAAA ACGGACAAGGCGTCGATGCTGGACGAGGCGATCGAGTACCTCAAATcgctgcagctgcagctgcagctgatGTGGGCTATGGGCGGCCGCATGGCGCTGGCGCCGGCGCCGGTGATGTTCCCGGCGGGCGCCCACCAGTACATGCAGCGGATGGCCGCCATTAGTTCCCGGATGCCGCCATTCACGACTGGCGTATAG